Proteins from a single region of Candidatus Woesearchaeota archaeon:
- a CDS encoding TATA-box-binding protein → MVKKQEGKKSIRIVNIVVSTGLEKDIPLEKMAATLPNTEYNPEQFPGLVLRIKEPKTSALIFSSGKVVCTGARTLEEVDRSIQSIIKSLKKLDINVTIKPQITVQNIVASGSIGMDLNLNVLGIKLPNTEYEPEQFPGLVHKLKGTNATFLLFSNGKIVCTGTKTEEQVNDATDKLIENLRKVLAK, encoded by the coding sequence ATGGTCAAAAAGCAGGAAGGAAAAAAGAGTATTCGCATTGTAAATATTGTTGTTTCTACAGGTCTTGAGAAAGATATTCCACTAGAGAAAATGGCGGCAACTCTGCCTAATACCGAGTATAATCCAGAGCAATTTCCCGGATTAGTTTTGCGGATTAAAGAGCCAAAAACGTCAGCATTGATCTTTTCGAGTGGAAAAGTTGTCTGTACTGGCGCTCGAACTCTTGAAGAAGTCGATCGCAGTATTCAAAGCATCATTAAAAGTCTTAAAAAATTAGATATTAATGTGACAATTAAACCACAAATCACAGTTCAAAATATTGTTGCATCAGGAAGTATTGGTATGGATCTTAATCTAAACGTCTTAGGTATTAAACTACCTAACACAGAATATGAACCTGAACAATTTCCAGGGCTTGTTCACAAGCTTAAGGGTACTAATGCAACATTCCTTCTTTTTAGTAATGGAAAGATTGTATGTACGGGAACTAAAACTGAAGAACAAGTTAATGACGCAACTGATAAATTAATTGAGAATTTGCGCAAAGTTTTGGCTAAGTAA
- a CDS encoding TIGR00269 family protein gives MQCSQCTQKAVIELQHGPICKIHFIDYFEERVFKTINRFHLINRDDKLCVAASGGKDSLSVLYLVKKYCQKHQIPTENLFALVVDEGIKGYRSTTLKDLEVFCKQHKIKLIKTTAKDEFGATLDQAYPIINKSDKKKPCNVCGVWRRYLLNKYARQQGATKVVTGHNLDDEAQAIIMNLFKANTTLAGRLGPISGVEEQEGLVQRVKPLYLCPEKEVRLYAYLKAFPVHFIECPYSKEGYRHDIQTMLNQFEEKYRGTKQGVINSYLDILPLLKQTGQKESVQIRECKECGEPANAEVCNACKMKAIVQLAMKKDNTKQKPIELKKRSNSTKTKSKIKNESIKKTKSLRTTRNTSTNRTDRTKKN, from the coding sequence ATGCAGTGTTCTCAATGCACCCAGAAAGCAGTTATTGAACTGCAGCATGGACCAATCTGTAAGATCCATTTTATTGATTACTTTGAAGAACGAGTTTTTAAGACGATCAATCGTTTTCATCTCATCAACCGAGATGACAAACTGTGTGTCGCGGCTTCAGGAGGGAAAGATTCCCTAAGTGTACTTTATCTGGTCAAGAAATATTGTCAAAAACATCAGATTCCTACTGAAAATCTTTTCGCCTTAGTCGTTGATGAAGGTATCAAGGGTTATCGTTCTACTACTCTTAAAGATCTTGAAGTGTTTTGTAAACAACATAAAATTAAACTCATTAAAACCACTGCAAAAGATGAATTTGGCGCAACACTTGACCAAGCATATCCCATTATCAATAAGAGTGATAAGAAAAAACCATGTAATGTTTGTGGAGTGTGGCGACGTTATCTTCTTAATAAATATGCTCGCCAGCAGGGAGCAACGAAAGTTGTGACTGGTCACAATCTTGATGATGAAGCTCAGGCGATTATCATGAATCTGTTTAAGGCAAATACAACTCTTGCAGGACGCCTTGGTCCAATTTCTGGTGTTGAAGAACAAGAAGGACTGGTGCAACGAGTAAAGCCATTATATCTTTGTCCTGAGAAAGAAGTGCGGCTTTATGCATACCTTAAAGCGTTTCCAGTTCATTTTATCGAGTGTCCTTATAGCAAGGAAGGATATCGCCATGATATTCAAACAATGCTAAATCAATTTGAAGAGAAATATCGAGGTACAAAGCAAGGTGTAATTAATTCCTATTTGGATATTTTACCGTTGCTCAAACAGACTGGACAAAAAGAGAGCGTGCAGATCAGAGAATGTAAAGAGTGTGGCGAACCGGCGAATGCTGAGGTATGTAATGCGTGTAAGATGAAAGCAATTGTACAATTAGCAATGAAAAAAGATAATACAAAACAAAAACCAATAGAGCTCAAAAAAAGATCTAATTCAACAAAAACCAAGAGCAAAATCAAAAATGAATCAATCAAAAAAACCAAGTCGTTACGCACGACAAGAAATACTTCCACAAATCGGACTGACCGGACAAAAAAAAATTAG
- a CDS encoding translation initiation factor IF-5A, which yields MAEDYEKKLVSVGTLKKGDTLIIDNAPCKITDTATSRPGKHGHAKVNLMAVGLLDGKKRNAVMPGHDKVEVPIVEKKTAQILSVAGKIANVMDMETYETFEMEIPEELDGQVKEGVEVLYWLLMGMKIMKQIK from the coding sequence ATGGCTGAAGATTATGAAAAAAAACTGGTAAGCGTTGGAACGCTTAAAAAAGGAGACACCCTCATTATTGATAATGCTCCTTGTAAAATTACTGATACTGCAACGTCTCGTCCTGGAAAACACGGACACGCTAAAGTTAACTTAATGGCAGTAGGTCTGCTTGATGGCAAAAAACGTAACGCAGTTATGCCTGGTCACGATAAAGTTGAAGTTCCTATCGTTGAGAAAAAAACTGCTCAAATCCTTTCCGTAGCTGGTAAAATTGCCAATGTTATGGATATGGAAACATACGAAACATTCGAGATGGAAATTCCTGAAGAATTAGACGGCCAAGTCAAAGAAGGCGTAGAAGTCCTTTACTGGTTGCTCATGGGAATGAAAATCATGAAACAAATTAAATGA
- a CDS encoding minichromosome maintenance protein MCM translates to MEVDEQIKIFREFIEQNYYPQLLEAVRKGQGYLVLDFNELIKFNTELGDEILETPEELLKAGELAIKEFDLPKKVKKFTIRLRNLPDSQRVLISEIRSKHLLKLVWTEGIVRQKSDVRPHVTAAKFECPSCGNILNVLQLDKKYKEPSRCSCGRKGKFKEISKELVDGQGLVLEESPDDLDGSQPKRINVFLKDDLVSPISEKRSSPGTKIRLGGWLVEVPVTLRTGGQATKYDLIIEANHMEPLQDDFGDIKVSDEELEEIKKIAKMADPLAHIAASLAPSIYGHDKIKEALVLQLAGGCRKVRPDGVVTRGDMHMLLIGDPGSGKSQLLKRMSKIAPKARFVSGKGATGAGLTASVVKDEFLGGWSLEAGTLVLANQGFAIIDEMDKMSKEDRSALHEALEQQSISIAKANIQATLRCETTVLAAANPKFGRFDPYDLIANQIDLPPTLINRFDLIFPVKDMPNREKDELTADFILSLHKNPDAATSEIPTDLLKKYFAYVRQKMSPKMTDGAIEELKQYYITMRDTGNGSEGGVKSIPITARQLEGLVRLSEASAKVRLSKTVTKKDAQKAIELTDYCLNQIAKDSETGKIDIDRLGSRITATQRSSISIVKEIVQALEEQRNEKIVSVEEIIEAAKEKNIPPDKVEEALEKLRRSGDIFEPRRGFVQRL, encoded by the coding sequence ATGGAAGTAGACGAACAAATTAAGATTTTTCGGGAATTTATTGAACAAAATTATTACCCTCAATTGCTCGAAGCTGTGCGTAAAGGACAAGGATATCTTGTACTTGATTTTAATGAGTTGATTAAGTTTAATACAGAACTGGGTGATGAAATTTTAGAAACGCCAGAAGAGCTTCTTAAGGCAGGAGAGCTCGCAATTAAAGAGTTTGATCTTCCAAAAAAAGTAAAGAAATTCACGATTCGGCTGCGTAATCTTCCCGATTCCCAACGAGTTTTAATTAGCGAAATTCGCAGTAAGCATTTACTTAAACTTGTTTGGACTGAAGGGATTGTTCGACAAAAATCCGATGTACGTCCTCATGTGACGGCAGCAAAATTTGAGTGCCCTTCGTGTGGCAATATCCTTAATGTTTTGCAACTTGATAAAAAGTATAAAGAACCAAGTAGGTGTAGTTGTGGACGTAAAGGAAAATTTAAAGAGATTTCCAAAGAGTTAGTGGATGGACAAGGATTAGTATTAGAAGAATCACCTGATGATCTGGATGGGTCACAACCAAAACGTATCAATGTTTTTCTTAAAGATGATTTAGTTTCGCCAATTTCGGAAAAGAGGAGTAGTCCAGGAACAAAGATTAGGTTAGGTGGTTGGCTTGTGGAAGTGCCTGTAACATTACGAACAGGTGGACAGGCAACGAAATATGATTTAATCATTGAAGCAAACCATATGGAACCCCTTCAAGATGATTTTGGGGATATCAAAGTTTCAGATGAAGAGCTAGAAGAGATCAAAAAAATAGCTAAAATGGCAGATCCTTTAGCTCATATTGCAGCAAGTCTTGCGCCTTCTATTTATGGTCATGATAAAATTAAGGAGGCATTAGTGTTACAGCTTGCGGGCGGGTGTCGTAAAGTACGACCCGATGGCGTTGTCACGCGTGGGGATATGCATATGTTATTAATTGGTGATCCTGGATCAGGAAAATCACAATTGCTTAAACGGATGTCAAAGATTGCTCCTAAAGCACGTTTTGTAAGCGGTAAGGGTGCAACAGGAGCAGGACTTACGGCATCAGTTGTAAAAGATGAATTTTTGGGTGGCTGGAGTCTTGAGGCAGGAACGCTGGTTTTAGCAAACCAAGGGTTTGCGATCATTGATGAGATGGATAAGATGAGTAAAGAGGACCGATCAGCACTTCATGAAGCTTTAGAACAGCAAAGCATTAGCATTGCAAAAGCAAACATTCAAGCAACATTACGTTGTGAGACGACTGTACTGGCAGCAGCAAACCCTAAATTTGGACGGTTTGATCCTTATGATTTAATTGCAAATCAAATTGATCTTCCCCCAACACTTATCAACCGGTTTGATCTTATTTTTCCTGTTAAGGACATGCCAAATAGAGAGAAAGATGAACTTACTGCTGATTTTATTTTAAGCCTACATAAGAATCCTGATGCTGCAACTTCCGAAATTCCTACTGATCTTCTTAAAAAATATTTTGCGTATGTTCGACAAAAGATGTCACCAAAGATGACTGACGGAGCAATCGAGGAACTAAAACAATACTATATTACTATGCGTGATACGGGAAATGGAAGTGAAGGTGGAGTTAAAAGTATTCCAATCACAGCACGTCAACTTGAAGGTCTTGTACGCCTTTCTGAAGCAAGCGCAAAAGTGCGACTCTCCAAAACCGTGACCAAGAAAGATGCGCAAAAAGCAATTGAACTAACGGATTATTGTCTGAACCAGATCGCTAAAGACTCAGAAACGGGAAAAATCGACATTGATAGATTAGGTAGCCGTATTACGGCAACACAGCGTAGCAGTATTAGTATCGTTAAGGAAATTGTACAGGCACTTGAAGAACAACGTAATGAGAAAATCGTGTCTGTTGAGGAGATTATTGAAGCAGCAAAGGAGAAGAATATTCCTCCAGATAAAGTGGAAGAGGCATTAGAGAAATTACGGCGTTCGGGTGATATTTTTGAGCCTCGCCGCGGTTTTGTACAGCGACTCTAA
- a CDS encoding NFYB/HAP3 family transcription factor subunit, translating to MSTKRFLSLNAMDKIMRDAGAPRVSDDAKEALAQILEERGQQISAEAKRLAEHAGRKTVTDKDIRLAVK from the coding sequence ATGTCAACAAAGAGATTTCTCTCTCTCAACGCCATGGATAAAATCATGCGTGATGCGGGTGCTCCTCGAGTCAGCGATGACGCAAAAGAAGCATTGGCGCAAATTCTTGAAGAGAGAGGTCAACAAATCTCTGCTGAGGCAAAACGTCTTGCCGAACACGCTGGACGCAAAACTGTAACGGATAAAGATATACGCCTTGCAGTGAAATAG
- a CDS encoding HesA/MoeB/ThiF family protein, whose translation MNQSKKPSRYARQEILPQIGLTGQKKISDAIVAIVGLGALGSVTAELLARAGVGTILLIDRDVVERSNLQRQVLYAESDIGKSKVAAGQVRLQSVNGEIKIIPYAISLDARNISLLKNVKVIVDCTDNMYTRFVLNDYCRKNKIPLIYGSAIQTSGYVMSVLPTGPCLRCFLSDVNLETCESAGVLNTATSAIASLQVTHTLRVITQSIKKEEIGKLSYINVWDTTLQSLVINQRKDCPTCNKKYEYLTKVPDIRPIRFCSTGQFQVQGKPVNLKTIEQRWRKIGNPVNDSLSLHLNNITLFADGRALIRAESKQEALKIYTKYVGL comes from the coding sequence ATGAATCAATCAAAAAAACCAAGTCGTTACGCACGACAAGAAATACTTCCACAAATCGGACTGACCGGACAAAAAAAAATTAGCGACGCTATTGTTGCTATCGTTGGTCTGGGCGCGTTAGGTAGTGTTACTGCTGAACTTTTAGCACGGGCAGGTGTTGGGACTATCCTGTTAATTGATCGCGATGTTGTTGAGAGATCTAACTTACAACGTCAGGTTCTTTACGCTGAGTCTGATATTGGGAAAAGTAAAGTTGCGGCGGGACAGGTGCGGTTACAATCTGTCAACGGTGAAATTAAAATCATCCCTTACGCTATTTCTCTTGATGCAAGAAATATCTCCTTGTTGAAGAATGTAAAAGTTATTGTTGATTGTACCGATAATATGTATACCCGCTTTGTTCTTAATGATTATTGTCGTAAGAATAAAATCCCATTGATCTATGGTTCAGCAATTCAGACAAGCGGATACGTTATGAGTGTGTTGCCTACTGGACCATGTCTACGTTGTTTCCTCTCGGATGTGAATTTAGAGACGTGTGAGAGCGCAGGCGTTCTTAATACAGCAACAAGTGCAATCGCTTCACTGCAGGTAACGCATACGTTGAGAGTAATCACACAAAGCATCAAGAAAGAAGAAATTGGAAAACTGTCCTATATTAATGTCTGGGATACTACTCTCCAATCACTCGTGATCAATCAACGCAAAGACTGCCCCACTTGCAACAAGAAGTACGAGTATCTTACTAAAGTACCAGACATCAGACCAATTCGCTTCTGTTCTACTGGTCAATTTCAGGTGCAAGGCAAACCTGTTAACCTCAAAACTATTGAGCAACGCTGGAGAAAAATTGGGAATCCTGTTAACGATTCTCTTTCTCTTCATTTGAACAATATTACACTTTTTGCTGATGGTAGGGCTTTAATTCGAGCAGAGTCAAAACAAGAAGCACTTAAAATCTATACAAAGTATGTGGGATTGTGA
- a CDS encoding tRNA-dependent cyclodipeptide synthase, producing MKKVGKSIGEEKNLDEQGYALVWMSAGNSYFKEEIIQKILKFTAEHFLKTIVIAPDEPAQHTFKALGYEGNEVSKKARLNANLLQNRAKRVITSMKDKSKFQVIEWIEEIAPNLYYQEKLKQITLLYSKNSQFRSDANEVTREVLMSKSNEEFTADAVNEGVYYLLKELAFVMASPTIFNTQKVTYVYHKEWPIFQKLITGVYDGKVRGNLRFLLHS from the coding sequence ATGAAAAAAGTAGGGAAATCTATTGGCGAGGAGAAAAACTTAGATGAACAAGGATATGCGCTTGTTTGGATGAGTGCGGGAAATAGTTATTTCAAAGAAGAGATCATTCAAAAAATTCTCAAATTTACTGCTGAGCATTTCCTCAAAACTATTGTAATAGCTCCTGATGAACCAGCGCAACATACATTCAAAGCTTTGGGTTACGAGGGGAATGAGGTTTCGAAAAAAGCGAGATTGAATGCTAATCTACTCCAAAACAGGGCTAAACGCGTCATCACTTCAATGAAAGATAAATCAAAATTCCAAGTAATAGAATGGATTGAAGAAATAGCGCCTAATCTCTATTACCAAGAGAAATTGAAACAGATCACACTTCTTTATTCAAAAAATAGTCAATTTAGAAGTGATGCGAATGAAGTTACAAGAGAGGTATTAATGAGTAAATCAAATGAAGAGTTTACTGCGGATGCTGTTAATGAAGGTGTTTATTATCTTCTCAAAGAGCTCGCTTTTGTAATGGCAAGTCCTACAATCTTTAATACACAAAAAGTGACATACGTGTATCATAAAGAGTGGCCAATCTTTCAGAAATTGATAACAGGTGTTTATGATGGAAAGGTGAGGGGAAATCTAAGGTTTCTTTTGCATAGTTAG
- a CDS encoding bifunctional folylpolyglutamate synthase/dihydrofolate synthase — MSSPELDYLYSLDHGAMKFGLERMRALMEVLNYPYRRFPSIHVAGTNGKGSTCAFLASILQHAGYKVGLNTSPHLVTFNERIQINGVRISDSDLALLIREVRQKVEEEKIDITYFEFTTALAFLYFAREQVDIAIIEVGMGGRLDATNVIRPLVSVITNIDLEHTKILGDSKVKIAHEKAGIIKEGVPVVTAEKDQSVLAVFSDRCKERGSVLYETSSRVTINPASSTLDSQMFKVSGGFNGTFLTQMRGTHQLDNIATALAALSLLPRKEWDITPKAIEEGLKLAYWPGRLEVISQNPFILIDGAHNLACVKVLLQYLKTIKYQHGVLLLALSDDAEKEAIIPLLIPHFQHVILTQGNHKPRNPQELLPLVQKYCKDVEVVAVVTDAVVKALAKQGDFVLVTGSLYMIGEAMVELRKRVQ, encoded by the coding sequence ATGTCCAGTCCGGAACTTGACTATCTCTATAGCCTTGATCATGGAGCTATGAAATTTGGTCTTGAACGCATGCGTGCGCTGATGGAGGTACTTAACTATCCTTACCGCCGTTTTCCTTCTATTCATGTCGCAGGTACGAATGGCAAAGGTAGTACCTGTGCATTTCTTGCATCCATTCTCCAACATGCAGGATACAAGGTCGGTCTTAATACCAGCCCTCATTTAGTAACATTCAATGAACGTATTCAAATTAATGGAGTGCGTATTTCTGACTCGGATCTGGCTTTACTCATTCGGGAAGTACGGCAAAAAGTTGAAGAAGAAAAAATCGATATTACTTATTTTGAATTTACGACTGCGTTAGCGTTTCTTTATTTTGCACGAGAGCAAGTTGACATTGCCATTATTGAAGTCGGCATGGGGGGTCGCCTTGATGCAACAAATGTGATCCGACCATTAGTAAGTGTAATTACTAATATTGATCTTGAGCATACTAAAATTCTTGGCGACTCTAAAGTCAAAATTGCCCACGAAAAAGCAGGCATTATCAAAGAAGGCGTACCTGTTGTGACGGCTGAGAAAGATCAATCAGTTCTTGCTGTTTTCTCGGATCGTTGTAAGGAGCGAGGAAGTGTGTTATATGAAACATCATCGCGGGTCACTATCAATCCAGCCTCTTCAACATTAGATTCACAAATGTTTAAAGTGAGTGGCGGGTTTAATGGCACATTTCTAACACAGATGCGTGGAACACATCAACTGGACAATATTGCGACTGCACTGGCTGCGTTATCGTTGTTACCTCGAAAAGAATGGGACATCACTCCCAAAGCAATAGAAGAAGGTTTGAAACTGGCTTATTGGCCAGGACGTCTTGAGGTCATTTCACAAAATCCGTTCATTTTGATTGATGGAGCGCATAATTTAGCGTGTGTCAAAGTACTACTGCAGTACCTTAAGACCATTAAATATCAACATGGTGTTTTATTGTTAGCGTTGAGTGATGATGCAGAAAAAGAAGCTATTATTCCTTTATTGATACCTCACTTTCAACATGTTATTCTTACACAAGGAAATCACAAGCCGCGCAATCCTCAAGAACTCCTGCCTTTAGTGCAGAAATATTGTAAAGATGTAGAAGTAGTTGCTGTGGTTACGGATGCTGTTGTGAAAGCTCTTGCTAAACAAGGAGACTTTGTTCTTGTGACAGGGTCGTTGTATATGATTGGTGAAGCGATGGTTGAGCTAAGAAAAAGAGTACAATAA
- a CDS encoding site-2 protease family protein, with amino-acid sequence MVDVLGFLIQYKAIILFYLAVIIFLIVKRKQIETQLKFIFLYRTKFGLRWMDHYSKKHREWVILLGYIGTGIGFVGMGFIIVALIKNLYDLLTNPAAVGGASLALPGVNIPGFGVLPFWHWLVAIFLIAVIHEFSHGIVARAYNIPVKNTGLAFFGPVLGAFVEPDEQKMAKEKDIVQYSVLAAGAFSNILMAVIAFFLVTAVTQPLLNSMTEPSGFTFDMYVNESLPFAQAGILPGTIITSANGKPVTRFEDLGSQLQCMQPGQVLSIGTTQKNYNLTLAQNPSDATKPYLGIMQIHNDATLKPEFTTPLWKFTHSILDVITDFLRWLFLLSSGIGLFNLLPLPIVDGGRMLQIFLRKRYGDEIGERRYRRISTFLLLLLIAIMVLPFVL; translated from the coding sequence ATGGTAGATGTACTTGGCTTTCTCATTCAATACAAAGCTATTATCTTATTCTACTTAGCAGTTATCATTTTTCTTATCGTAAAACGTAAACAAATTGAAACACAACTCAAATTTATTTTCCTGTACCGTACCAAATTTGGTTTACGCTGGATGGATCATTATTCCAAAAAACACCGAGAGTGGGTAATCCTTTTAGGGTATATTGGAACAGGAATTGGTTTTGTGGGTATGGGTTTTATCATTGTTGCATTGATCAAAAATCTTTATGACCTTCTTACTAACCCTGCAGCCGTTGGTGGTGCTTCGCTAGCATTGCCTGGCGTGAATATCCCTGGTTTTGGTGTCTTGCCATTCTGGCATTGGCTTGTGGCAATTTTCTTGATTGCTGTTATTCATGAATTCTCTCATGGCATTGTCGCACGAGCCTACAACATTCCCGTCAAAAATACTGGTCTGGCTTTCTTTGGTCCTGTGCTTGGCGCATTCGTTGAGCCTGATGAACAAAAGATGGCTAAAGAGAAGGACATTGTGCAGTACAGTGTTCTTGCAGCAGGTGCGTTTTCTAACATTCTGATGGCAGTTATCGCGTTTTTCTTGGTTACTGCAGTAACACAACCATTACTTAATTCTATGACTGAACCTTCCGGGTTTACCTTTGATATGTATGTAAATGAATCTCTTCCATTTGCTCAAGCAGGCATTCTCCCAGGTACCATTATCACTTCCGCAAATGGCAAGCCGGTGACACGTTTCGAAGATCTTGGGTCACAACTTCAATGTATGCAGCCAGGTCAAGTACTATCTATTGGCACAACTCAGAAAAATTATAACCTTACTTTAGCTCAAAACCCCAGCGATGCAACTAAACCTTATCTGGGAATCATGCAGATTCATAACGATGCAACATTAAAACCTGAGTTTACAACTCCTCTCTGGAAGTTCACACACTCTATACTTGATGTCATCACTGACTTTTTACGTTGGCTATTTTTATTAAGCTCAGGTATTGGCTTGTTTAATCTCTTGCCTCTCCCTATTGTCGATGGTGGAAGAATGTTGCAAATCTTCTTACGCAAACGCTATGGTGATGAGATTGGTGAAAGAAGGTATCGACGCATCAGCACCTTCTTGCTATTACTCTTAATTGCAATCATGGTCTTGCCATTTGTGCTCTAG
- a CDS encoding MoaD/ThiS family protein, which produces MKITVHLERDNKTLKLNFSGKTIADLCDHLKLNFETILVARKGEILTKDEKVSANDSIEILSVISGG; this is translated from the coding sequence ATGAAAATTACTGTCCACCTCGAACGAGATAATAAAACTCTCAAATTAAATTTCTCAGGCAAAACCATTGCTGATTTATGTGACCATCTTAAACTTAATTTCGAAACAATTCTCGTTGCGAGGAAGGGGGAGATTCTTACAAAAGATGAAAAGGTTAGTGCTAATGATAGTATTGAGATTCTCAGTGTTATTTCAGGTGGCTAA
- a CDS encoding M48 family metallopeptidase — MNLIEESYHRLFPDKEFSYKTEFEYNRRLSSFNSNIKLYNNTLSVAMNLQWKDIDDEIKIGLIQHLLLKVLKQKATTSNIHLYHHFTKNIPSFTPKEESHPVLAASFARMNQQFFSGAMEQPNLRWGSASRHRLAYYNLHDDSITVSTLFQTAPQQILDYLLYHEMLHKHFQFEHKNGRSHAHTPAFRAAEAQYPNQKQVDVELNNFVRQASRQTKKSSFWSFLQQ, encoded by the coding sequence ATGAATCTTATCGAAGAATCCTATCATCGTTTGTTTCCAGATAAAGAATTCAGCTACAAAACAGAATTTGAATACAACCGTCGCCTTAGTTCGTTTAATTCTAATATCAAACTCTATAACAACACTTTAAGTGTAGCCATGAATTTGCAGTGGAAGGATATTGATGATGAAATCAAAATAGGGTTAATTCAACATTTATTACTCAAAGTGCTCAAGCAAAAAGCCACTACGTCAAATATTCATCTTTACCACCATTTCACTAAAAACATTCCTTCATTTACACCCAAAGAAGAAAGTCATCCAGTTCTTGCAGCATCTTTTGCACGGATGAATCAACAATTTTTTTCTGGAGCTATGGAACAACCCAATTTACGCTGGGGCAGTGCGTCACGCCATCGCTTGGCGTATTATAACTTACACGATGACTCCATCACCGTCTCCACTCTCTTCCAAACTGCGCCACAACAGATTCTTGATTACTTGCTATATCACGAAATGTTGCACAAACACTTTCAATTTGAACATAAAAACGGACGTTCACATGCCCACACACCGGCGTTTCGTGCTGCGGAGGCCCAATACCCGAATCAAAAACAAGTTGACGTAGAACTCAATAACTTTGTTCGTCAAGCCTCTCGTCAAACCAAAAAAAGCTCATTTTGGTCTTTTTTGCAACAATAA
- the thyA gene encoding thymidylate synthase, translated as MQQYCDLLRYVLKNGVEKKDRTGIGTKSIFGYQMRFNLAEGFPLVTTKKVYMKGIIHELLWFLKGETNIQYLVQNDVKIWNEWAFQIYLEENKLEHQHPRYSEEWKQMLEKFVERIKTDDAFAKRWGELGPIYGKQWTRWEGRNGVEINQIQNVIDLIKKDPTSRRIIVSGWNVGEIQELIHHHHHAPPSCHTIFQFIVVDGKLSCQLYQRSADIFLGVPFNIASYAMLTMMIAQVCGLEPGEFIHTFGDAHIYLNHMEQVSEQLSREPRSLPTLKINPTVKDIFSFQYSDFEVINYNPHPPIKATIAV; from the coding sequence ATGCAGCAATATTGTGATCTTCTACGGTATGTACTCAAAAATGGTGTGGAAAAGAAGGACCGTACTGGCATTGGCACGAAAAGCATCTTTGGCTATCAAATGCGCTTTAATCTTGCTGAGGGTTTTCCTTTAGTCACTACCAAAAAAGTCTATATGAAAGGCATTATTCACGAACTCCTCTGGTTTCTCAAAGGTGAAACAAACATACAATATTTGGTACAGAATGATGTCAAAATTTGGAATGAATGGGCATTTCAAATATATCTTGAAGAAAACAAATTAGAGCATCAGCATCCTCGCTATTCTGAAGAATGGAAACAGATGCTTGAAAAGTTTGTCGAGAGAATTAAAACAGATGACGCATTTGCTAAACGCTGGGGAGAATTAGGACCAATCTACGGCAAGCAATGGACTCGCTGGGAAGGCCGTAATGGTGTGGAAATCAACCAAATCCAAAATGTCATAGATTTAATTAAAAAAGACCCAACGTCACGTCGCATTATTGTCAGCGGTTGGAATGTCGGCGAAATTCAGGAGTTAATTCATCATCATCATCATGCTCCACCATCATGTCATACTATTTTTCAATTCATTGTTGTTGATGGAAAATTATCCTGTCAATTATATCAACGCAGTGCGGATATTTTCTTAGGCGTTCCATTTAATATTGCCTCCTACGCCATGTTAACGATGATGATTGCGCAAGTCTGTGGACTAGAACCAGGAGAATTTATTCACACGTTTGGTGATGCACATATTTATTTGAATCACATGGAACAAGTCAGCGAGCAACTCTCCAGAGAACCAAGATCACTACCTACACTAAAAATAAATCCCACAGTTAAAGATATTTTTTCGTTCCAATATAGTGATTTTGAGGTCATCAATTACAACCCTCATCCACCAATTAAAGCAACGATTGCAGTCTAA